Below is a genomic region from Ammonifex degensii KC4.
TTTTGGGTGTCCTCCTTTTGCTGGCCGAGCGCCTGGAAGTGCAGCAGGTACTGAACTATGTGGTGCAGTGGAGCGCCAGGCTTGTCGGGGCCAGGTATGTCCTTTTGCGCCTTCATGATGCCAGGACGGACAAGCTGAGTTTAGCTGCTGCATGGGGGATAGAAGTTGAAAAGGTTCCGGCAGAAATAAGGGAAGCGCCAGTTGAAGGCACGGTGGCCGGGAAAGTGTTTCAGGAAGGGAAACCCGTCATATGGCCGCCAGCAGCTGAACTGGCTTCTTTCTTTCCTCGTTTCTTCAGCGAGGTCAAAAGCGGGGTAATAGTGCCGGTGAAGTTTAAAAACGAAGTCTTGGGCACCCTTTCTATATACGATGTAAAAGAGCGTACCTGGAGGAAGGAGGAAATAGATCTCCTTTACACCTTCGGGGTCTGCGCGGGCCTGGCCGTGCGTAACGCGCTGCTGGTGCGGCAGGTGGAGAAGTTTCACCGACATCTACTCGAGGCTTTGAGCTTTGCCCTCGATATGCGCAACCCCTACACGGCGGGGCATTCCTGGCGGGTGGGGGTCCTGGCGCGGAAAATAGCTGTCCGTATGGGGCTCCCCCGGGAGCTAGTAGATAAGGCTTACCTCGTAGGCCTGGTGCACGACATAGGGAAGATAGCGGTACGTGATGCGGTGCTGGCCAAGCCCGGCCCGCTTGATCCGGCGGAGTGGGAGGAGATCAAACGGCACCCGGTGGTAGGGGCCGAAATCCTGGCCAAAGTAGGCATGGATGAAGATACCATCCTGGCTGTGCGGTACCACCATGAAGATGTGGCCGGAGGGGGGTACCCGGCGGGGCTGAAGGGGGAGGAGATTCCCCTCTTGGCCCGCATTATCCGGGTGGCCGATGCCTACGATGCCATGACCTCCCGGCGCTCCTATCGCCGCAGCCTGGAGCACGAGGAAGCCGTCGAAGAACTCCGGCGCTACGCTGGCATCCAGTTCGATCCCAGGGTAGTAGAAGTCTTTCTTTCTCTGCCCCGGGCGTCTATACAGGAGGTTATTTCCAGTAAGGGGGGGGGGGGGTATAATATCCCTTTTATTGAAGGTTTTGGATTCTATGGTTTTGAACTCAGGAAAAAGGTTCAGGGAGTAGGGGCCGATAATTTGTATTGAGCCAGGGTTTCGTTCACAGCGAGGCTTTCATTTTTGGGTGGGTAATCCCACGGGAGAGTAGAGAGTTTGTAGGCATCGAAGATGTGCGGAGCCAGGTGATCCAGGACTACCACCGGCATAGCCCCTATAGCCGGATGGTAGTGGGAAAGCGAGGTCGCTATTTCCATAGGAGTTTTCCCGTTCAGTTCCCGGCCCAGATGTGGACGCTGGTAGTTGTAGTAAAGGATCCACCTCTGGGCAGAGATAAGGAAATCCTTCTGGCTTCTGATACCTGCCAGGTAGGGGATGTAGAACTCTTCATCGTCGGTGCGGTGTGATCTTTCTACATAGCCGTTGGCTTCTTTTCTGCCTGCGGGTATGTTAAGCAGCTGGCAGTCAAGGCGAGAGAAGATAAGGGACATGAGTTTACGCTTTCTCGAGTTAGGAGGGCCACCGAACTCCGAGCCATTATCGGTCTGGATAAAGATTGTTTGATTAAGGCCGAAGGTTTTAAGCCAGTTTGCCAGGAGCACAAGGAAAGCGATTCCGTTGGCGAAAGAGAGGGAGTAGGCGAAGGCTATGAACCGCACTCTTGTTCGAACATCGATAGCGGTGAATTGGTAACGGGGTAGGCGGTTTTTGAGGATAGAGGAGTAGGCTTGGGCCGGCAGAGCTGACTTATCGGCTATGTGTTTTACATCGACCTGCCAGAAGGAGAAGGGGGCGAAGGCCTGCACATCGGTCCAGTATTTCCGGGAGCCCGTTTTGCTTTTACGTTTGCGGCAGCGGATGTGGTGGCGTTTGAGGATATTTCGTATGGTGTAGGGGGAGAGCTTAATTTTAAGGCTTTGGTACAGGAGGGAGGCGAGGCGTTTAGGGCCCAGGTTAGTTTCCTGAGCGAGTTTTACGACTAGGGCTTCGAGTTCTTGAGGGGTACGGTTGGGCATTCTTTTTTTGGGGCCGCGAGGGAGGATACAACCGGACAAGTTTCCGCCGGAGTCGTTTAGGCGTTTGCGCAGTTCATAGATCCAGCGGACGGAGCAGCCCATTATGCGGGCTACCTCTTTAGGGCTACAGGTGGTGAGGAGGGAGGCCACGGTTTGGGCGATTGCCTGGGGGTTTCCGCTCCTCTTAAGTTGCTGGTATAATGTCATCGGGTGGGGTTCCTCCTTTCTTTAAGGTACACTTGCCAGAAGTGTAGAAGGGAGGGGATCCCCACCCTCTTTAATACGCTCTTCAACTTCAAAAACCTCTGTGAACGAAACTCTGGCCCTTCTACAGTAGGGGCCGATAATTTGGCTTGCCAAGGAGCAGCGGCAGCCACTATAATGGGGTAAACTTTAGCTTATCAGGGACCCCGCCGGATCCGAGGCGGAGAAGGGAAGGGGTCCGGCAGGGGGGAGGTGAACCGGGTGTCGTTGGTGCTGGCCAAGGCTTTGGAGCTGGGAGCGGCTCTGAGCAAATGCGAAGAGCTGCGGGAAGTGAGGGAAGCTGAGCGGGCCATGCTAGAAGACCCGGCGGCACGGGCGCTCATCGAGGAGTTCCAGAACTGCCGCCAGGAGCTAGAGTGGGCCAGGCTTCAGGGTATGGAACCTACCGCCGAGCAGGAAGAAGCCTTCCGTTCGGTGCGCGAGCGCATGAATGCTAACCCGCACATCATCCGCTTCCTGGAAGTGCAGGAGCGTTTCGAAAAGGTGCTCCAGCAGGTAAACCAGATCATAAGCCACGCTCTGTACGGCGGCTGCGGGGGCGGTTGTGCCGGCTGCAGCGGCTGTGAAGAGTAGGCTCCTTCTACCTAAAGAGGAAACTCCCGTCTGCCAAGGCGGGAGTTTTTGCTTTTTGCTGGCAGGGTAAATACCTTTTTTGTCGAAATTTTTCCGTGGTGGGTTGGTATGCGGGGGCGGCGCTGGCTCTTCGTCCTTTACGTCTGGGGGGTTGTGGGTACCGGGGCTTGGCTTTTGGTTCGCACAGCCAAAAGCCTTAACCAGGACCTGGTGGTAGGGCTTTTCTTTTTACTACTCCTGTGGTTGGCGGCGGAAAGCCTGGGGGTTCCCGTCCCCGGTGGGCGCCTGACCGCCACCTGGGCTTTGGCTTTGGCTTCCTTTTTTGCCGGCGGGCTGCCGGCCGTCCTATGGCTGGGCGGGTTGGCCACTCTTCTGGGTCACCGTTTGACCTGCGGGGAAAGCTGGCGTACCACGCTTTTCAACGCCGGGCAGGTTATCCTCTCTTTCTTCTTGGCCTTCCAGGTCTTCCGGTGGGCGGGGGGTGCCGAACGCCCGCTTTTAAGCCTGCACCATTTCCCTGCCGTTTTCCTTTTTACCCTTGCTTACTTTACCTTCAACCACCTCCTTGTAGGGTTTTACTGCCGCTGGGGACGCCGTAGTCTTTCCGGTTCCTGGCGGGAAGTGCTTTACTGGGACGCCCTTTCCTACCTCTTCACCCTTCCAGTAGGTTACGTCATGGCGGTGCTCTGGAGCCGGATAAGCTTCTGGCTGGTTCCGTTGGTGTTCCTGTCCATACTGGCCTTCCAGGTTTTGCTCCGCTGGTGTCTTGCCTGTCAGCAGCAGTACCGGGAGTTTGTCTTACTGCGCCGGTTGACGGAGGGTTTAAAGGAGAAGCGATCGGCCGAAGAAGCCTGCGCTTACGCCTTAGAGCTTTTGCAGCCGGTCCTTCCTTTCCGCACTGGAGCGGTATGGGTGCGCTGGCAAGAACACGGCCCTTTTGTCTGGGTGGCCGGGGTGGGACCTTTATGCTCCTTAGCCCAGCCCATAAAGTTCCGGCCGGGTGAGGGTTTTTTAGGGGAGGCGGTAGCCCTGGGCGAGCCGGTGGCGACAAGCGATGCTCAGAACGACCCGCGCTTGCGCCAGGAGGAAGATTTTTTTCGCGCTGAGCGGGTGGCCTTGGGCTTCCCTTTGCAGGCAGGAGGGGAAGCAGTAGGGGTGCTCTTCCTGGGAGGAAGGGACTTATTCCTCCTCTCTCCTCAGGCCTTTTCGCTTCTAAGCCTGGTGGCCGACCGGCTGGCTTTGACTTTGGCCCAGTTCGTCTGGTGGCAAAGGTGGTACCGCACAGCTAGGAGTGACTCTATGCTGGAGGAGGTTTTGAACCGCCGCTTCTTTCTCGAGTACTTGCGGGAGGAGTGCCGGCGAGCGGCCGAGGGGAACGAGCCGGCGGCGCTGTTGCTCATAGATGTAGACTCCTTACGCTCGCTCAACTGCCACTACGGCCCTCTGGTGGGGGACGCCATTTTGCGGGAATTGGGCCGGCTCATACGCCAGGTGGTGGGATCCGGCAGTGTGGTGGCCCGGTACGGGGGAGACTGTTTCGCTGTGTGGCTTAGGGGGGCGGCGGAGAAGGTGGCTTGGGAGACGGCGGAGAAAATAAGGCAAGAGGTGGAGAAAAGGCATTTCGCCGTGGAAGGCAGTTTTTCTCCCTTGCGTTTGCGGGTAAGTGGGGCGGTGGCGGTGTTCCCGGCGGACGGGGGAGATCTCAATACCCTCCTGCACAAGGCGGAGAAAGCCCTAGCGGAGGCCAAAGCGCGCGGGGGCAACCAGGTGGTGGCAGCCACAGGAATAAGGGGGGTGAAGTTTTTTTATCGGTGGGAATGAATCCTGGCTCAAGTTTTTGGGCCGGGGGCTGCTCGATCTCCTTTTCCCGCCCAAAGGGTGTCTCCTTTGCGGGAATCGGGAAAAAGAAGGGGCTGTTTGCCACGACTGCCTGTCTTTTTTGGAAACCGCCCGTACCCTTTCCTTTTGCCCCGTCTGTGGGCGCTTTGGGGAGGGAGGGATTTGCCTTGACTGCCGGATTTACTCCCGCCCTTTTACCCTTTGCCGGGCGGTGGGTCCTTACGAGGGTGCTTTGAAGCAGGCCATTCACCAAAAACTAGCCGCTGGAGGCCCCGGCTTTTAAGCCTGGGGAGGAAAGCGGCCCCAGACTGTGCTACAATGGAAGCATGAAGCACACCAACGTCGTCCGGGTTCTTCCAGATAAACAGCAGAAGCAGATCCTGGAAATCATCGGGGACCGCTGCGCCGCCCTCTACAACGCCGTCCAGTACAGGTGCAGGCAGGCGTTCTTCAGGGGTGAACCCGTGCCTTCCTACGCCGCCTTATGCTCCGAGTTCGAGGAGCACCCGGCATATAAAGCCCTGCCGTCAGACATAGGGCAGGAGGTCATCAAGAAAGCGAGGAAGGCGTGGGACTCCTACTTCGCCTGCCTGAGACTGTACCGTAAGGGCGACATACCAAGGCCGCCGCGCGTGCCCGGGTACTGGAAAGACCGCCGCACAGGGAAGCGCCTGGTCAGGCTGATCCCGGTTAAGTCCCCGCGGTCCTACTCCCTGGACGCCAGGACGGTCTCCCTGACTTTACCCACAGACCTGCGGGAAAAGCGTGGAGATCGCCTGGTCCTGCGCACAAAGGGTCTCTTACGCTTCCACGGCCGGCCTAAGACCCTGGAGCTCAAGTACGACCCTGTGAGGAAGCGCTGGTACGCCCACCAGGTGGTGGAGGTGCCGGAGCCGGTAAGAAAAGTCCGGCCCGAAAAACACGCCGCCATCGACCTGGGCGCGAGGGTCCTGGTCGCCTTGGCCATAGAGGGACTCGGCCGCCAGCTCCTCTTCTCCGCCCGGGAAGTCATCAAGGACTTCCTCTACTGGACCAACCAGATTGCGAAGGAACAGTCGAGGCTCAACCGGGCGGGAAGGAAGACCTCCAGGAAGCTGAGGAGGCTTTATCAGCTCCGCGCCCGCAGGCTCAGGCACGCCTTTGTCGCTTTGGCCGCGGAAGTTGCCCGCATTCTCAAGCGGCACCGGGTGACCACGCTGTTTCTTGAGGACCTGACGGGCATCCGGGAGGACACGGACTTCGGGCCGAAAAACGTCCTGGTGCACAACTTCTGGGCCTTCAGGATGTTGAGGAACCTCATCGAGGCCGCCTGTGCCCGGGCCGGGATAAAAGTTGTTCCCATGGAGCCGCGCGGTACCTCTTCCCGGTGCGCCGTCTGTGGGCATCCCGTCAGGCGGCCTGTGCGGCACAAAGCGGTGTGTGAGAAGTGCGGCCGCGTGTGGCACGCGGACGCCAACGCGGCGTTAAACATACTCCTCCAGGGCTCCTCGAAGGAGCACGGGGCGGAGGCCACGCCCCAGAAGCCGCTCGCCTACCGGTGGGACAGGCACCGGTGGGTGAGCCGCTTCAAACCTGCCGCCGGTACGCTTAAAGCGGCGAGCGGCAGCCGGACGGCGGCTTAAAGCCGCCTGAAGGAATCCCCGGGCTTTAGCCCTAGGGAGGGAGTCAACACCGGGAGTACCCTCACGGCCGCAGCCGAAGCCCTGCTGGCCGGTGGTGCGGCGGAAGTTCTGGGGCTGGTACTGGCGGCGGCCAGAATCCTTGCTTGAGATCTGGGATTTTCAACAGGGAAACTGTTCTGGTTTGCGGAATCCTTTTCAAAAGGAAATTTTAGTGAAAGAGGGTGGAGGAGAGTGCGCATCACTGTAAGAGGGAAAAATATTGAGGTTACCGAGGCCTTGCGGCAGTACGTGGAGAAAAGGCTGGGGAAACTCGAGCGCTTTGCTAATTATCTGGGAGAAGCCCAGGTAGTCCTCTCCCTGGAGCGGGAGAACCACAAGGTGGAGGTCACCATAAATATGAACGGGATGATCCTCCGGGGGGAGGAGGCCACGCACGACATGTATGCGGCCATCGATCTAGTGGTGGATAAGCTTGAGCGGCAGATCGAGCGCTACAAGGGCAAGTGGCTGCGGCGCCGGGTGGAAGGATCGGCTGCACCATCAACTCCTTACCTGGAGCCTGCCGGAAAGGGGGAAGAAGAGGAGTTCAGGGTGGTGAAGGTCAAGCGCTTCGCCTGGAAGCCGATGAGTATCAAAGAAGCCATCTTGCAAATGAACCTTTTGGGACACAACTTTTTCGTCTTCACCAACGCCGAAACCGAGCAGGTGAACGTGGTTTACCGCCGCAAGGACGGTAACTATGGTCTCATCGAGCCCGAAGTTTAGCGGAGGCTTGCAATGGCAGGAAAGTTGCCAGCTTCTCAAAGATCTGCCTGCGAAGAGCTCTTGCGCCAGATACCGGGGGTGATCTGCGTTCAGGTGCTCCTCACGCCGGCGGAAGAGGTAGAGGCCATCCACCTATTGGTGGCTTCGTCGGCCGACCAGGCTGCGGTGCGGGAGGAGGTACGAAATATTTTAGAAAAGTTTTACGGGGTGACGATAGAGCCGGAGAAGATCAACATCGACTCCCTGCCCGTTCCCGAAACCGGAGAGAGTTCGCCTTCCTCATCCGAGCGCCGCTTCCTCCTGGCGGGCCTGCAGGTGAGTCTGGAAGGCTACCGCATGGAGGTCCAGGTGAAAATTAAGGAAGGAGAGAAGATACTGCAGGGCCAAGCCTCAGGCCCGGCTCACGAGCAGAGCCGCCGCCGCTTGGTGGCCCAGGCCGCCCTTTCCGCCCTCCAGCAGACCCTGCCCCCGGAATACACCCTGCTTCTGGGGGATCTTACTACCGTTTCTTTGGGGGGAAGGCGGGTGGTGCTGGTAGGGGTAATCCTCTCCTCTGCTTGGGGGGAGGAGTTCTTGGTGGGTAGCGCCCTGGAGGAAGGTAAGGAACTCGAGGGCGTCGTCCGGGCCGTTTTGGACGCGGTCGACCGCCGGCTGGGAGCTTTATAAAGCCCTGGTTGAACATGGCCTTGGGAAAGTGCTAGAATGAAAGTCGGTCTTAGAGGCCCAGAGGCCATGGAGGGAAAATCATGCTTAAGCTTTTGGCCAATCTTCTTGACGACAACGCGCGGGAGATCAAGCGCCTGCGGGGCATGGTGGCTCGCATCAATGAGCTAGAGCCGGAAGTACAGAAACTTTCGGACGAGGAACTGGCGGCTAAGACCCAGGAATTCAAGGAGCGTCTGGCGCAAGGGGCTACTCTGGACGACCTTTTGTATGAAGCCTTTGCAGTGGTTCGCGAGACGGCCCGACGGGT
It encodes:
- a CDS encoding HD-GYP domain-containing protein produces the protein MADKRVEGCLKLLELASAGKFDSRQLVILLETLVELSAAAAGKAVREDTGEEIWVAPSPPSGTKKEIKFRLKPPDSGPAWQIVLLRDDNSPYLREDLLEGIILRFQWLWQREARCQRIAWRGAAWQKLLGVLLLLAERLEVQQVLNYVVQWSARLVGARYVLLRLHDARTDKLSLAAAWGIEVEKVPAEIREAPVEGTVAGKVFQEGKPVIWPPAAELASFFPRFFSEVKSGVIVPVKFKNEVLGTLSIYDVKERTWRKEEIDLLYTFGVCAGLAVRNALLVRQVEKFHRHLLEALSFALDMRNPYTAGHSWRVGVLARKIAVRMGLPRELVDKAYLVGLVHDIGKIAVRDAVLAKPGPLDPAEWEEIKRHPVVGAEILAKVGMDEDTILAVRYHHEDVAGGGYPAGLKGEEIPLLARIIRVADAYDAMTSRRSYRRSLEHEEAVEELRRYAGIQFDPRVVEVFLSLPRASIQEVISSKGGGGYNIPFIEGFGFYGFELRKKVQGVGADNLY
- a CDS encoding integrase core domain-containing protein, producing the protein MTLYQQLKRSGNPQAIAQTVASLLTTCSPKEVARIMGCSVRWIYELRKRLNDSGGNLSGCILPRGPKKRMPNRTPQELEALVVKLAQETNLGPKRLASLLYQSLKIKLSPYTIRNILKRHHIRCRKRKSKTGSRKYWTDVQAFAPFSFWQVDVKHIADKSALPAQAYSSILKNRLPRYQFTAIDVRTRVRFIAFAYSLSFANGIAFLVLLANWLKTFGLNQTIFIQTDNGSEFGGPPNSRKRKLMSLIFSRLDCQLLNIPAGRKEANGYVERSHRTDDEEFYIPYLAGIRSQKDFLISAQRWILYYNYQRPHLGRELNGKTPMEIATSLSHYHPAIGAMPVVVLDHLAPHIFDAYKLSTLPWDYPPKNESLAVNETLAQYKLSAPTP
- a CDS encoding YlbF family regulator; translated protein: MSLVLAKALELGAALSKCEELREVREAERAMLEDPAARALIEEFQNCRQELEWARLQGMEPTAEQEEAFRSVRERMNANPHIIRFLEVQERFEKVLQQVNQIISHALYGGCGGGCAGCSGCEE
- a CDS encoding GGDEF domain-containing protein: MRGRRWLFVLYVWGVVGTGAWLLVRTAKSLNQDLVVGLFFLLLLWLAAESLGVPVPGGRLTATWALALASFFAGGLPAVLWLGGLATLLGHRLTCGESWRTTLFNAGQVILSFFLAFQVFRWAGGAERPLLSLHHFPAVFLFTLAYFTFNHLLVGFYCRWGRRSLSGSWREVLYWDALSYLFTLPVGYVMAVLWSRISFWLVPLVFLSILAFQVLLRWCLACQQQYREFVLLRRLTEGLKEKRSAEEACAYALELLQPVLPFRTGAVWVRWQEHGPFVWVAGVGPLCSLAQPIKFRPGEGFLGEAVALGEPVATSDAQNDPRLRQEEDFFRAERVALGFPLQAGGEAVGVLFLGGRDLFLLSPQAFSLLSLVADRLALTLAQFVWWQRWYRTARSDSMLEEVLNRRFFLEYLREECRRAAEGNEPAALLLIDVDSLRSLNCHYGPLVGDAILRELGRLIRQVVGSGSVVARYGGDCFAVWLRGAAEKVAWETAEKIRQEVEKRHFAVEGSFSPLRLRVSGAVAVFPADGGDLNTLLHKAEKALAEAKARGGNQVVAATGIRGVKFFYRWE
- a CDS encoding double zinc ribbon domain-containing protein gives rise to the protein MGRGLLDLLFPPKGCLLCGNREKEGAVCHDCLSFLETARTLSFCPVCGRFGEGGICLDCRIYSRPFTLCRAVGPYEGALKQAIHQKLAAGGPGF
- a CDS encoding RNA-guided endonuclease InsQ/TnpB family protein, with amino-acid sequence MKHTNVVRVLPDKQQKQILEIIGDRCAALYNAVQYRCRQAFFRGEPVPSYAALCSEFEEHPAYKALPSDIGQEVIKKARKAWDSYFACLRLYRKGDIPRPPRVPGYWKDRRTGKRLVRLIPVKSPRSYSLDARTVSLTLPTDLREKRGDRLVLRTKGLLRFHGRPKTLELKYDPVRKRWYAHQVVEVPEPVRKVRPEKHAAIDLGARVLVALAIEGLGRQLLFSAREVIKDFLYWTNQIAKEQSRLNRAGRKTSRKLRRLYQLRARRLRHAFVALAAEVARILKRHRVTTLFLEDLTGIREDTDFGPKNVLVHNFWAFRMLRNLIEAACARAGIKVVPMEPRGTSSRCAVCGHPVRRPVRHKAVCEKCGRVWHADANAALNILLQGSSKEHGAEATPQKPLAYRWDRHRWVSRFKPAAGTLKAASGSRTAA
- the hpf gene encoding ribosome hibernation-promoting factor, HPF/YfiA family, which produces MRITVRGKNIEVTEALRQYVEKRLGKLERFANYLGEAQVVLSLERENHKVEVTINMNGMILRGEEATHDMYAAIDLVVDKLERQIERYKGKWLRRRVEGSAAPSTPYLEPAGKGEEEEFRVVKVKRFAWKPMSIKEAILQMNLLGHNFFVFTNAETEQVNVVYRRKDGNYGLIEPEV